One Verrucomicrobiota bacterium genomic window carries:
- a CDS encoding zinc ABC transporter substrate-binding protein produces MTLPLHAKLQVVTTTTMITDLVKDIGGDRITVTGLMGPGVDPHLYKATAGDVRSLQKSQVIFYNGLFLEGKIGDVLVKLSRKGKMVYAVSENISEDRLLEPPEFAGHHDPHIWFDPTMWVETVGVVVEGLSISDPENAEHYKKSGQRVTENYKELYKWAVKELNKVDASQRILITSHDAFNYFGIAFGFKVIGVQGISTVTEAGLADIAKTVDFIRENKVKAIFVESSVSPATINRISQDAGVIIGGELYSDAMGIPGETETRQGDTYDLGTYEGMLKHNVYRIVEALK; encoded by the coding sequence ATGACACTTCCACTTCATGCAAAATTACAGGTTGTAACCACGACTACCATGATCACCGACTTGGTAAAAGACATCGGCGGAGACCGCATCACGGTAACTGGCTTGATGGGACCAGGGGTCGATCCACACTTATACAAAGCAACCGCAGGAGATGTTCGAAGTCTGCAAAAGAGCCAGGTGATTTTTTACAACGGTCTCTTTCTTGAGGGGAAAATAGGCGATGTATTGGTAAAGCTATCTCGAAAAGGGAAAATGGTTTATGCGGTATCGGAAAACATAAGTGAGGACCGATTATTGGAACCACCAGAGTTTGCGGGGCATCATGATCCCCATATTTGGTTCGATCCGACGATGTGGGTGGAAACTGTTGGTGTAGTGGTTGAAGGCTTGAGTATTTCCGATCCCGAGAATGCCGAACACTACAAAAAAAGCGGGCAACGGGTAACCGAGAATTACAAGGAACTGTATAAATGGGCAGTTAAAGAACTCAACAAAGTCGATGCCTCCCAGCGCATTTTGATCACCAGCCACGACGCGTTTAATTATTTTGGAATAGCGTTCGGTTTTAAAGTAATTGGCGTCCAGGGAATTTCCACCGTAACCGAAGCGGGATTGGCAGACATCGCCAAAACAGTAGACTTTATTCGCGAGAATAAAGTGAAGGCCATTTTCGTAGAATCTTCAGTATCTCCGGCCACTATTAATCGAATTAGCCAAGACGCAGGGGTAATCATTGGGGGTGAATTGTATTCCGATGCAATGGGAATTCCTGGAGAAACAGAAACAAGGCAAGGCGATACCTACGATCTCGGAACCTACGAAGGCATGTTAAAACACAACGTTTATCGAATCGTTGAAGCGCTAAAGTAA
- a CDS encoding metal ABC transporter permease, translated as MRNFFTAPWMDGAWESSMWIVVMGVLVNSACGLVGNFLILRKMALVGDAISHSILPGIAIVFLMSNSRSTGLMVTGALAAGLVTVWLIEFIHTNSRVKKDAALGVTFTTLFAIGVILISVFADHVDLDLECVLYGEIGFVYFEDSQLILGLDIPWSVLRMGGTLVLVSLLVFAFYKEIVVTSFDSGLATSLGIPAGWIHYGLMMMLSLVIVFSFESVGAILVIAMLILPGTTAALLSERLPHILILSLVFSAYYAISGLHLATLLNCSHAGAMVVSGFSLFCLVWIISPKRGLLIQSIKRYRGRKSAAADPGFGG; from the coding sequence ATGAGAAACTTTTTTACCGCACCCTGGATGGATGGAGCGTGGGAAAGTTCGATGTGGATTGTTGTAATGGGAGTTCTGGTTAATTCAGCCTGCGGACTTGTCGGTAATTTTTTGATACTCCGGAAGATGGCTTTGGTTGGAGATGCAATCAGCCATAGTATCCTTCCAGGGATTGCTATTGTTTTCCTCATGTCCAACTCACGATCAACCGGGCTCATGGTAACCGGTGCCTTAGCTGCAGGTTTAGTAACCGTCTGGTTGATTGAATTTATTCACACAAACTCACGGGTAAAAAAAGATGCAGCGTTGGGAGTTACTTTCACAACCTTGTTTGCAATAGGTGTAATTCTAATTTCGGTGTTTGCCGATCACGTTGACTTGGACCTGGAATGCGTACTTTACGGTGAAATCGGCTTTGTTTATTTTGAAGACAGTCAATTGATCCTGGGGCTAGACATTCCCTGGTCCGTTTTAAGAATGGGAGGTACCTTAGTGTTGGTGTCCTTGCTAGTTTTTGCGTTTTATAAAGAAATAGTGGTTACCTCCTTTGATTCTGGTTTGGCTACCTCCCTTGGAATACCAGCTGGATGGATTCATTATGGACTCATGATGATGCTTTCATTGGTTATTGTTTTTTCCTTTGAATCCGTTGGAGCCATTTTGGTGATAGCTATGTTAATTTTGCCCGGGACAACCGCAGCGCTACTCTCCGAACGACTTCCGCATATATTAATCCTCAGCCTTGTCTTTTCAGCTTATTACGCAATTAGCGGTCTTCACCTGGCAACTTTGCTCAATTGCTCACATGCAGGAGCAATGGTAGTTTCAGGATTTTCGCTTTTCTGTCTCGTATGGATCATAAGCCCAAAAAGAGGACTCCTAATCCAAAGCATTAAGAGATACCGCGGAAGAAAAAGTGCGGCGGCGGATCCAGGCTTTGGCGGCTAA
- a CDS encoding MBL fold metallo-hydrolase encodes MQIPIEDFYEDVLAKAARGLGLSTTQLSERSGLKKDAIREALRGNFVEEEAAKLAPILDLDPEALVLLGQKTWRPAEIQLSGLACFNSPFHDMTVNAYVVWDHSSKKAAIFDSGADASELLEFVKSEGLDVQGIWITHTHGDHIADVNSILKHVNCPVYVGKKEFANFGEPFDAGKTFSVGSLNIETRLTWGHAKGGITFVVAGLDRPVAIVGDALFAQSMGGGMVSYEDAIRTSGAEIMTLPDNTVVCPGHGPLTSVEEQKKVNPFFAGKY; translated from the coding sequence ATGCAAATTCCTATTGAAGACTTTTACGAAGATGTCCTTGCAAAAGCTGCCCGCGGTTTGGGGCTTTCTACCACCCAGCTTTCAGAAAGAAGTGGTTTGAAAAAAGATGCAATTCGGGAAGCCCTGCGCGGGAATTTTGTGGAGGAGGAGGCCGCAAAGTTGGCACCCATTCTGGATCTCGATCCTGAGGCACTTGTGTTGCTTGGTCAAAAAACATGGCGACCTGCCGAGATCCAATTGTCCGGCTTGGCTTGTTTTAACTCACCTTTTCATGACATGACTGTGAATGCTTATGTGGTTTGGGATCATTCTTCAAAAAAGGCCGCAATTTTTGACAGCGGTGCCGACGCGTCAGAGCTTCTTGAATTTGTGAAATCGGAAGGATTGGATGTTCAAGGAATTTGGATAACTCATACCCACGGAGACCATATAGCGGACGTTAACTCTATTCTTAAGCATGTAAATTGTCCTGTCTACGTTGGTAAAAAGGAATTTGCCAATTTTGGTGAGCCTTTTGATGCGGGAAAAACATTTTCGGTCGGTAGCCTAAACATTGAAACCAGACTGACCTGGGGTCATGCTAAAGGAGGAATAACTTTTGTAGTAGCAGGTTTGGATCGACCTGTTGCCATTGTAGGGGATGCTCTTTTTGCCCAATCTATGGGTGGAGGAATGGTATCTTATGAAGACGCCATTCGAACCAGCGGTGCTGAAATCATGACCTTACCCGACAACACGGTTGTTTGCCCTGGTCATGGGCCATTAACCTCCGTTGAGGAGCAGAAAAAGGTGAATCCGTTTTTTGCCGGAAAATATTAG
- a CDS encoding metal ABC transporter ATP-binding protein, translating to MSPTNPIPLEIHDLTVAYNQKPVLYGIDLEVPAGNLIGIVGPNGAGKSTLIKTIMGLVPPSSGWVKIFGKPYKKNAKRVGYVPQRESVDWDFPVNVLDVVLMGRYGHLGMLRRPGRKDREIAMACLEKVNMAPYAQRQISNLSGGQQQRVFLARALAQESDLYFLDEPFSGVDAATESAIIKILMELRERGKTLLVVHHDLTTAKNYFDMLLLLNMRKVDFGRTEDVYTYEKLQKTYGGRLTILSEVAETRSKQSNDLPVDK from the coding sequence ATGTCGCCCACAAACCCTATTCCACTTGAAATTCATGATCTAACGGTAGCTTACAACCAGAAACCGGTGCTTTACGGCATCGACCTGGAAGTGCCCGCCGGAAATCTGATTGGGATTGTGGGACCTAATGGAGCTGGTAAATCGACCCTTATCAAAACCATCATGGGGTTGGTCCCCCCCAGTAGTGGCTGGGTAAAAATATTTGGAAAACCGTACAAGAAAAATGCAAAACGAGTCGGTTATGTTCCTCAACGTGAATCCGTAGATTGGGATTTCCCGGTAAACGTATTGGATGTCGTATTGATGGGAAGATATGGTCATCTCGGAATGTTAAGACGACCTGGTCGCAAAGATCGGGAAATTGCCATGGCCTGTCTTGAAAAAGTCAATATGGCTCCTTATGCGCAGCGGCAAATTTCAAATCTTTCCGGCGGACAACAGCAACGCGTATTTCTTGCCCGCGCGTTGGCACAGGAAAGCGATTTATATTTTCTGGACGAACCATTTTCAGGCGTAGATGCCGCAACAGAATCGGCTATCATAAAAATCCTCATGGAACTACGTGAACGGGGCAAAACATTGCTGGTTGTTCATCACGACTTAACAACCGCCAAAAACTATTTCGACATGCTCTTACTGCTCAATATGCGGAAGGTCGACTTTGGTCGAACCGAGGATGTGTACACCTACGAAAAACTGCAAAAAACGTATGGTGGACGATTAACGATTCTTTCCGAGGTAGCAGAAACCCGCAGCAAACAATCCAACGACTTACCAGTCGATAAATGA
- a CDS encoding metal ABC transporter permease yields MRLFQQFGGGAFFALLLLLLMFGNEVSAAKISEISDTRLTEQFFRFFSFKDPSVQYAVLASLLLGTCCGLLGSFIVVRKLALMGDTLSHAVLPGVALGFLWSMSKDPWAIFVGATIAGLLGTVVVHWIHTTTHIKEDSAMGLVLSGFYAIGICLFTMIQHLPTGNKAGLDKFMFGQAAAISSGDLTMIAIVTAVAVVLIIIFYKEFLVTSFDSNFATALGLPARFIHYLLMLLLAFSVVIGLQAVGIVLVSAMLITPAATSFLLTDRMHLMLIYSSLFGMTAGVLGAFFSYLGNSLPTGPFMIVSASALFALALLFGRRYGIVPRWVRQLNKDRRIQIENTLKAIYQIREKADFRKDGVSVQQLGEQRNLPLIDISREVKRLVKERFVTLSEQEMDEFHQSRMIYLTPSGWGNACRIVRNHRLWELYLTESVHYAPDHVHDDAEEIEHVLGENIVRDLERKLNFPTVDPHGKLIPSIIDLGEAETTI; encoded by the coding sequence ATGAGATTATTTCAACAATTTGGTGGAGGTGCATTTTTCGCCCTCCTGCTGCTGCTCCTCATGTTCGGGAATGAAGTATCTGCTGCAAAAATATCAGAAATTAGTGACACCCGCCTTACAGAACAATTCTTTCGTTTTTTCTCCTTCAAAGATCCGTCTGTTCAATACGCGGTGCTTGCCTCACTTTTACTTGGAACCTGTTGCGGATTGCTAGGAAGCTTCATTGTCGTTCGCAAACTGGCATTAATGGGGGATACTCTCAGTCATGCGGTTTTACCAGGCGTAGCTTTAGGGTTCTTGTGGTCCATGAGCAAAGACCCATGGGCCATTTTTGTTGGGGCTACCATTGCAGGCCTACTTGGCACCGTCGTCGTACATTGGATACACACGACGACACACATCAAAGAGGATAGCGCAATGGGATTGGTCCTATCGGGATTCTACGCCATAGGCATTTGCCTGTTTACAATGATTCAACACCTGCCTACAGGAAATAAGGCAGGTTTGGATAAGTTTATGTTTGGCCAAGCCGCGGCAATTAGCAGCGGAGATCTGACCATGATCGCTATAGTGACTGCAGTGGCAGTGGTTCTTATTATTATTTTTTATAAAGAATTTCTGGTTACCAGCTTTGACTCCAATTTTGCTACTGCTCTTGGATTACCTGCCCGCTTCATACATTATTTGCTCATGCTTCTGTTGGCATTTTCAGTGGTAATTGGGCTTCAAGCGGTAGGAATAGTTCTTGTTTCGGCGATGCTAATTACACCAGCAGCAACGTCGTTCTTACTGACTGACCGAATGCATCTTATGCTTATATATTCCAGTCTGTTTGGAATGACTGCCGGTGTTTTGGGTGCGTTCTTTTCTTACCTGGGAAACAGCCTACCTACAGGGCCTTTCATGATTGTGAGTGCCAGCGCTTTGTTCGCATTGGCACTGCTGTTTGGGAGGCGCTATGGAATTGTCCCACGATGGGTTAGACAATTGAACAAGGACCGTCGTATCCAAATTGAAAACACGTTAAAGGCGATTTATCAAATTCGAGAAAAAGCTGATTTTCGGAAAGACGGAGTTTCTGTTCAACAACTGGGAGAACAACGCAACCTTCCGTTAATTGATATAAGCAGGGAAGTGAAGCGACTCGTCAAAGAACGATTTGTCACGTTAAGTGAGCAGGAAATGGATGAATTTCATCAGAGCCGGATGATTTATCTGACGCCTTCCGGATGGGGAAACGCGTGTCGAATTGTCAGGAATCACCGTTTGTGGGAGCTATATTTAACGGAGTCAGTTCATTACGCACCCGACCACGTGCATGATGACGCTGAAGAAATCGAACACGTATTGGGTGAAAATATTGTGCGCGATCTGGAACGAAAACTCAATTTCCCCACAGTTGATCCTCACGGGAAACTTATTCCGAGCATCATCGATCTTGGAGAAGCCGAAACAACGATTTAG
- a CDS encoding SlyX family protein encodes MSEADPSYAKQIRKLEEDLTFLDDHVVKQDKEILRIQQKLDKSIQELKELRGHFESGGLTAGNEDAKPPHY; translated from the coding sequence GTGTCAGAAGCAGATCCATCTTATGCCAAACAGATTCGTAAACTTGAAGAAGACCTTACATTCCTGGACGATCACGTCGTAAAACAGGATAAGGAGATTCTCAGGATTCAACAAAAACTCGATAAATCCATCCAGGAATTGAAAGAGCTCCGTGGGCACTTCGAATCCGGGGGTCTAACGGCAGGAAACGAGGACGCAAAACCGCCTCATTATTAA
- the ilvB gene encoding biosynthetic-type acetolactate synthase large subunit, with protein sequence MSTKTEQQSQPTETNREMIGADIVIEALIREGVKHVFAYPGGASMEMHQSLVKRKNDVRTILPRFEQGGGFMAAGYSRATGQAGVCMATSGPGATNLVTCIADCFMDSIPLIAITGQVPQHLIGKSAFQETDIYGMTLSAVKHSYLVLDPLEIPKVVKEAFYIATSGRPGPVLIDIPKDVQQKMATPVWPETIHIAGYDPVKKAEDKDLIEVLDLISESRQPVLYVGGGVISSNASEELYQFVKRTGIPITTTLMGVGAYPETDDLSMKWLGMHGTATGNYAVDESDVLLAFGARFDDRVTGNVRKFAEKAQIVHLDIDQSEHHKNKVVQYPIQSDIKYALKRFLELMDERGFKAPKLDAWHQQIQSWKKQFPFSYEKSEHILPQEAVEVLYDQTHGEAIITTGVGQHQMWAPQFYNFKHARSFLSSLGLGTMGFGYPAALGAKVAFPDRQVIDIDGDGSFLMNIQELATAKVEGIDAKIMILNNQHLGMVVQWEDRFYEGVRGQTILGDPNNIGSPDNMDAIYPNYVQIAEGFGIKGRQIYKKEDLQDAIEEMLEHDGPYLLDIIVPYTEHVLPMIPSGKTVADIILTAGQQVKLEKGSGL encoded by the coding sequence ATGAGCACTAAAACCGAACAACAATCGCAACCAACAGAAACTAATCGAGAAATGATTGGAGCTGATATCGTAATTGAAGCTCTGATTCGAGAAGGAGTTAAACACGTATTCGCCTATCCCGGTGGAGCGTCGATGGAAATGCACCAATCGCTTGTAAAAAGGAAGAATGATGTTCGTACAATCCTTCCGCGTTTCGAGCAAGGGGGAGGTTTTATGGCCGCTGGATACTCACGGGCTACCGGACAAGCAGGAGTCTGTATGGCAACCAGCGGACCTGGTGCTACGAACCTGGTTACCTGTATTGCAGATTGCTTCATGGACAGTATTCCATTGATCGCGATAACCGGGCAAGTTCCGCAACACCTGATTGGCAAGAGTGCATTCCAAGAAACGGATATCTACGGCATGACACTTTCGGCTGTAAAACACAGCTACCTTGTTCTCGACCCATTGGAAATTCCGAAGGTGGTCAAAGAAGCATTTTACATAGCAACATCTGGCCGCCCCGGACCAGTGCTTATTGATATTCCTAAAGATGTTCAGCAAAAAATGGCTACTCCTGTTTGGCCCGAAACCATCCATATCGCAGGATATGACCCGGTTAAAAAGGCCGAGGACAAAGACCTTATCGAAGTCCTGGACTTAATCTCTGAATCTCGCCAACCGGTTCTTTACGTAGGAGGTGGAGTTATTTCATCCAACGCATCGGAGGAGTTATATCAGTTTGTTAAAAGAACAGGCATTCCCATAACAACCACCTTGATGGGTGTTGGTGCCTATCCTGAGACAGATGACTTATCAATGAAGTGGCTTGGAATGCACGGAACAGCTACCGGTAACTATGCGGTAGACGAATCGGATGTACTCCTGGCATTCGGAGCTAGATTTGATGATCGTGTAACCGGAAATGTTCGCAAATTTGCGGAAAAAGCGCAGATCGTTCATTTGGACATCGACCAATCTGAACATCATAAAAACAAAGTTGTACAGTACCCCATCCAATCTGATATCAAATATGCTCTAAAACGCTTTTTGGAGCTTATGGATGAGCGCGGATTTAAGGCTCCAAAGCTCGATGCTTGGCACCAACAAATCCAAAGCTGGAAGAAACAATTCCCTTTCAGCTACGAAAAAAGCGAACACATACTACCGCAAGAAGCAGTAGAAGTACTTTATGACCAAACTCATGGTGAAGCCATTATCACAACGGGCGTAGGACAACACCAAATGTGGGCTCCACAGTTTTATAACTTCAAACATGCACGCAGTTTTCTTAGCTCGCTTGGCCTGGGAACTATGGGGTTTGGATATCCGGCTGCCCTTGGAGCAAAGGTTGCTTTTCCGGATCGTCAAGTAATCGACATTGATGGAGATGGATCGTTTCTGATGAACATCCAGGAACTGGCAACTGCCAAAGTTGAGGGTATCGATGCGAAAATAATGATATTAAACAACCAACACTTAGGCATGGTTGTTCAATGGGAGGATCGCTTCTACGAAGGTGTCCGCGGCCAAACCATTCTCGGAGACCCCAACAATATTGGAAGTCCTGACAATATGGACGCAATTTACCCAAATTATGTTCAAATAGCCGAAGGATTTGGGATCAAAGGCCGACAAATTTATAAAAAAGAAGACCTTCAGGATGCCATTGAAGAGATGCTCGAACATGACGGTCCTTACCTGCTGGATATTATCGTTCCCTACACAGAACACGTGTTGCCGATGATTCCATCAGGCAAAACAGTGGCCGACATTATTCTGACAGCCGGTCAGCAAGTGAAACTGGAAAAAGGAAGCGGACTCTAA